In a single window of the Cervus elaphus chromosome 1, mCerEla1.1, whole genome shotgun sequence genome:
- the LOC122706333 gene encoding 60S ribosomal protein L23a-like, whose product MKMAPKAKKEAPAPPKAEAKAKALKAKKAVLKGVHSHKKKKIRTSPTFRRPKTLRLRRQPKYSRKSAPRRNKLDHYAIIKFPLTTESAMKKIEDNNTLVFIVDVKANKHQIKQAVKKLYDIDVAKVNTLIRPDGEKKAYVRLAPDYDALDVANKIGII is encoded by the coding sequence ATGAAGATGGCTCCGAAGGCGAAGAaggaagcccctgcccctcctaAAGCTGAAGCCAAAGCAAAGGCTTTGAAGGCCAAGAAAGCAGTGTTGAAAGGTGTCCacagccacaagaaaaagaagatccgGACGTCACCCACCTTCCGGCGGCCCAAAACACTGCGGCTCAGGAGGCAGCCCAAATATTCTCGGAAGAGCGCCCCCAGGAGAAACAAACTTGACCATTATGCCATCATCAAATTCCCCCTCACCACTGAGTCAGccatgaagaaaatagaagacaacAACACACTGGTATTCATTGTGGATGTCAAGGCCAACAAGCACCAAATTAAACAGGCTGTGAAGAAGCTCTATGACATTGACGTGGCTAAGGTCAATACTCTGATCAGGCCtgatggagagaagaaggcaTATGTTCGACTGGCTCCTGACTATGATGCTTTGGATGTTGCCAACAAAATTGGGATCATCTAA